Genomic DNA from Larus michahellis chromosome 3, bLarMic1.1, whole genome shotgun sequence:
ATCCATGTGATAGTCATTCCTCAGGCCATAATCACCATGTGCCTGAAACTGTAGGTCTTCAAAAGCACAAAAGAGACGAAGAGTATCAATGCTCTTCTCTGTTTCTATGTTCTCCACATGCTTGCATGAAATATGCTTCCAGTTGGGATACCTAATAACACGCCAGAACTCTTCACAGTTTTCTCTGAGTCCTTCCACACAGATGACACCGGGTTTTCCTGTTAGGCAGAAACCAGTCAGATTTAACTTCTTTGCACAgtcaaaaatcttttttctcaaTTCCTGCCTGTATATATGGTGGCTGTAGATCCACATGCGATGCAGTGTTTCTTTAACTACAACTTCTTTTGAAGCACTTTCAGAAGAGATCTTACTGTTTTCCACGTAAGGCAAGGTGTTGTCTTTCAGCCATTGCACAGCTTCGTATACACGCACTTCACCTGAATCCAAAGAGCTGATGTGAGAAGCCAGATCAGTGTTGAGCTGCAACTGTTGCTGTCTGTGCAGCGCATCTGATCTTGCAAAAAGCTGAGGAGCTACATGAGGATACATATGAGGCAGCAGTACCTGCAATTCCACTTTTACCTTAAAAACAGAACATACACAAAAAGGAAATGAATTCTGCAGCTACTGAAAGACACCTCAGACTTCTTCCCTGTCAAAGGTAGATTATGAGGAGATGTAACTAAGATTGCAACATCCTAAAGACTGGAATTACTTCTTCCACTTTGCTTTTGTCAGCTCCTTTCCTTGTGTTGCACTATGCTGGCATCTAATAACATGCCATGTTATTAGATAACATATCTAATGTTATCTTCTGCTGTTTAGTGAAATAACGCTGTGGCTTGAAAGAAGGTACACAGTTACCCTGTAGGGATATTTCTATTGCATGTTCTCAGGACGTGCTCAGTGTTGCTGCAGCGATAAACTACCAGTCTGTCTGAAGCAAGGGACAAGTGGCTTTTGAGAATCTTGGTCCTTACCAAACACACGTCTCATCAAAGAACTCAGCCCAGTATCTGGATCTATCCCAGGAAAACAAGGCCAAGAGTTATACAGAACAGTGTTTATGATAGTACTTATTGTATATAgaggcattattattattttaagcagGTATTCACCCTACCCATTCAGAGGGAACATTCTCAG
This window encodes:
- the RWDD2A gene encoding RWD domain-containing protein 2A; this translates as MAVAVKDCLELQLLEVEMLLSMFPKKGEINLDEDAVPSVQRYLRNSDGRLPPQLEYSIAVDVGEPKVKVELQVLLPHMYPHVAPQLFARSDALHRQQQLQLNTDLASHISSLDSGEVRVYEAVQWLKDNTLPYVENSKISSESASKEVVVKETLHRMWIYSHHIYRQELRKKIFDCAKKLNLTGFCLTGKPGVICVEGLRENCEEFWRVIRYPNWKHISCKHVENIETEKSIDTLRLFCAFEDLQFQAHGDYGLRNDYHMDLGQFLEFLKQHQSGHIFQILFGVEGKLSDK